One Nostoc punctiforme PCC 73102 DNA window includes the following coding sequences:
- a CDS encoding RNA recognition motif domain-containing protein, protein MSIYVGNLSYEVTQDALSTVFAEYGSVKRVQLPTDRETGRLRGFAFVEMSSEDEETKAIESLDGAEWMGRDLKVNKAKPREDRGGGGSFGGNRGGGGGGYNRGGGGGRY, encoded by the coding sequence ATGTCAATTTACGTTGGTAACCTCTCCTATGAAGTTACACAAGATGCGCTGAGTACTGTTTTTGCAGAATATGGTTCTGTAAAGCGCGTTCAGCTACCTACTGACCGTGAAACAGGCCGTTTACGCGGTTTTGCTTTCGTGGAAATGAGTTCAGAAGACGAAGAAACCAAAGCCATTGAATCCCTTGATGGTGCTGAATGGATGGGTCGTGACCTTAAAGTGAATAAGGCCAAACCCAGAGAAGACAGAGGTGGAGGTGGTTCTTTCGGTGGTAATCGTGGCGGTGGTGGCGGTGGCTACAACCGTGGCGGTGGCGGTGGTCGCTACTA
- a CDS encoding phycobiliprotein lyase, which yields MTSLFKIAPTTYEFQISEFFQESAGKWRSQRRYYTLPKGETKEIESIVTINFLEQGCDELQKLAQMHDLPDTGSLICGAAVVWESTDVLKTNKESQGSTIFGVMGNTLYRDRGFAISKPVTAQYYFSNPKTMCLRTEYNGSVFEEELKLIGSKYRTRQTIISRAGEQLMIGQYLENRIEN from the coding sequence GTGACATCTCTGTTCAAAATTGCACCAACCACTTATGAATTCCAGATTTCCGAATTTTTCCAGGAATCAGCAGGTAAATGGCGATCGCAACGACGCTACTACACCCTACCGAAGGGAGAAACTAAGGAGATCGAGAGTATAGTTACGATCAATTTTTTAGAGCAGGGCTGTGATGAATTGCAAAAGCTAGCTCAGATGCACGATTTGCCTGATACAGGGAGTTTAATCTGTGGTGCAGCAGTTGTCTGGGAAAGTACGGATGTGCTAAAGACAAATAAAGAATCGCAAGGTTCAACAATATTTGGGGTGATGGGAAATACCTTGTATCGCGATCGCGGTTTTGCCATATCCAAACCAGTCACCGCCCAGTATTATTTCTCCAACCCGAAAACAATGTGTTTGCGAACTGAATACAACGGTTCAGTGTTTGAAGAAGAGTTAAAGCTAATAGGCAGTAAATACCGCACCAGGCAGACTATTATCTCTCGTGCTGGTGAACAGTTGATGATTGGTCAGTATTTAGAAAATAGAATAGAGAATTAG
- a CDS encoding efflux RND transporter periplasmic adaptor subunit — MILEKNKPHKQVKMKDPVVANQLTIIQLDSVVKTEVATADFKSRLLANNTSATGGNAKGENSFFSSTSVRSLLIFCLVAIGLLTASCGSSPKESADAQSQSPGNKEGSRVTPVDVAIARTDLLQKSPEYTGNTTPFRIVSLRSQVEGRLLALNLDVGDRVKLGQNVGQLDDAILSTQLKQAEAELAALKSEVARANNQVSNARADVERARLEVVQAQADSERQQRLFKAGAIAEQTAQKARTQAQTAAQALRAAQEQVRTEQQAVAAAQGRVLAQQALVAQTKERRSYARLTSPITGIVTEKVTEPGNLLQAGNEVVKIGDFNRVKVVVQVSELELAQIEVGQSVQVRLDAFPNETLIGRVTRISPAADAIARLIPVEVVIPNAQGKIGSGLLARVNFENQTQQRVVVPQTAIQKQTGNKNSKGIGETQTNVQQNSSPPNTSNRAEAKSQERSGTIFVVKDTEGKTKVTTRAVMLGKRADGRVEILSGLQAGERYVVRSGKPLKEGDTVSLSILSEKQ; from the coding sequence ATGATTTTGGAAAAAAATAAGCCGCACAAACAGGTGAAAATGAAAGATCCCGTAGTCGCTAACCAACTAACAATTATCCAGTTAGATTCAGTTGTGAAAACTGAGGTAGCGACCGCAGATTTCAAAAGTAGACTTCTTGCAAACAATACTAGTGCAACAGGTGGCAACGCGAAAGGGGAAAATTCCTTTTTTTCCTCCACTTCTGTAAGAAGTTTATTAATTTTCTGTTTGGTAGCTATAGGATTGCTGACGGCGAGTTGCGGTTCGTCGCCCAAAGAATCAGCAGATGCACAATCCCAGAGTCCTGGTAATAAGGAAGGTAGTCGTGTAACACCTGTAGATGTGGCGATCGCTCGAACTGATTTGCTGCAAAAATCACCAGAATATACAGGTAATACAACACCCTTCCGTATCGTATCATTGCGATCGCAGGTAGAAGGCCGCTTGTTAGCTTTGAACCTTGATGTGGGCGATAGAGTAAAGCTTGGGCAAAACGTTGGGCAGTTAGATGATGCCATACTTTCGACTCAATTAAAGCAAGCAGAAGCAGAATTAGCAGCCCTGAAATCAGAAGTAGCCAGAGCAAACAATCAAGTAAGCAATGCCCGTGCTGACGTTGAACGGGCGCGGCTAGAAGTGGTACAAGCTCAGGCAGATTCAGAACGCCAACAGAGGTTGTTTAAAGCCGGAGCGATCGCTGAACAAACTGCCCAAAAAGCACGTACCCAGGCGCAAACAGCAGCTCAGGCACTACGGGCAGCCCAAGAGCAAGTCCGTACAGAACAGCAAGCCGTCGCTGCTGCTCAAGGTAGAGTATTGGCCCAACAGGCATTGGTTGCCCAAACTAAAGAACGCAGGTCTTACGCTCGGCTGACATCCCCCATCACTGGCATAGTTACAGAAAAAGTGACAGAACCAGGCAATCTTCTGCAAGCAGGTAATGAAGTCGTAAAAATTGGCGATTTTAACCGTGTCAAAGTCGTTGTGCAAGTTTCCGAATTAGAACTGGCACAAATTGAGGTTGGACAGTCTGTACAAGTGCGCTTAGATGCCTTTCCCAACGAAACATTAATTGGGAGAGTTACGCGCATTTCTCCTGCTGCGGATGCGATCGCTCGCTTAATACCCGTAGAGGTAGTGATTCCCAACGCTCAAGGCAAGATTGGCAGTGGACTGCTGGCGCGAGTCAACTTTGAAAACCAGACTCAACAGCGTGTAGTCGTGCCGCAAACAGCTATTCAGAAACAAACAGGCAATAAGAACTCTAAGGGTATAGGAGAGACGCAAACAAATGTACAGCAAAACTCCTCCCCACCTAACACATCTAATAGAGCAGAAGCAAAGTCCCAAGAGCGAAGTGGAACAATATTTGTCGTCAAAGACACAGAAGGCAAAACGAAGGTAACAACACGAGCCGTAATGTTGGGAAAAAGAGCTGATGGAAGAGTGGAAATTTTATCCGGTTTGCAAGCGGGAGAGCGCTATGTTGTTCGTAGTGGTAAGCCGTTAAAAGAAGGTGACACTGTAAGTCTTTCAATTCTTTCAGAAAAGCAATAG
- a CDS encoding efflux RND transporter permease subunit, with amino-acid sequence MQQANNNGNGGFSLSAIAIRQHIGTLMLTVAVIVIGVFFLTTIQVDLLPSITYPRIGVRLEAPGISPEVAVDEITRPLEEALSATENVVQVFSRTREGQVSLDLYFQPGGDIDQALNDATAAFNRGRGQLPDTIEEPRLFKVDPSQLPVYELALTSASLQGKDLRVFADEELTRELSVVPGVASVDVSGGAEEEVRVLVDLNRLQALGVGLNDVLDELTARNQDTSGGRILGQNSEPLTRTVGRFQNAREIENLSLEVSSPTSPAPSRRVYLRDFAEVIDDTEEQRVFVYLNRQPAVKFSIQKQPEANTITVVDAVKRRIEQLRQSGLIPADMTLSPTTDESVFIRNSLNDVIFSGISGALLAAAAVLLFLGSFRQTLIISLTIPLCTLAAIALMKIFGLTLNVFSLAGLTLGVGQAIDTSVVILENISEKTGMTPNQKEMEAEGQKKNSRFFIDSAIAASQEVESALVAATGANLVSVVPFLLIGGFIALLFNELILTISFAVAASLVVAITVVPMLSSRLLGIRWSSRISEFWLLRQFNHRFEDATRGYSNFLTKVLRYRLFVVTAALVILGGSSFFMFGQIPQEILPRISTGQANLRAQFPPGTPLATSEKVMQIVDDILLKQPETQSAFTTVGGSLFGSNTTENPLRASSTINLKPGTDVEAFVKKVTQEFNKLNLAGILLRLNPGQVRGLILSNSPVQGSEVDVILQGENEENLTQAGAQVLQALQERAKLATFRPDADPRQPEIQIRPDWERVSALGLSAQQIGATVQTAIEGSVPTQIQRGNRLVDVRVQLNKEAIARPSQLEQLPLFTENNQLIRLSDVANIQEGQAPGEVQRINQRQAFIVAGNLSEGASLGEAIAEVNEVLKDVDLPDGVSIVPSSAQETNQQLQDALKTLGALATFLIFVVMAVQYNSLIDPLVIMFTVPLALAGGIFGLYITQTAIGATVIVGVVLLVGIVVNAGILMVELANQIRDEIGCTRQIAIVKAAPQRLRPIIMTTVTTILGLFPLALGIGEGSEFLQPLGIVVFFGMAIATMLTLFIIPCFYILLHDLLDGNWAKPVLIRLRGFTKKLISITDRD; translated from the coding sequence ATGCAACAGGCAAATAATAATGGCAATGGCGGATTTAGTCTTAGTGCGATCGCTATCCGCCAACACATTGGCACACTCATGCTCACCGTGGCAGTAATTGTCATTGGAGTATTTTTTCTCACCACGATCCAAGTCGATCTCTTACCGTCAATTACCTATCCACGAATTGGAGTTCGGCTAGAAGCCCCTGGTATTTCACCAGAAGTAGCAGTCGATGAAATCACCAGACCCTTAGAAGAAGCTTTATCAGCAACCGAGAATGTAGTACAAGTTTTTTCCCGCACCCGTGAAGGACAGGTAAGTCTCGATTTATACTTCCAACCAGGGGGCGATATTGACCAAGCCCTAAACGATGCTACTGCTGCTTTTAACCGAGGTCGGGGACAACTACCAGATACGATAGAGGAGCCGCGCTTATTTAAAGTCGATCCTTCTCAATTGCCGGTTTATGAATTGGCGTTGACATCTGCTTCTCTACAAGGAAAAGATTTACGCGTATTTGCTGATGAAGAGTTAACACGAGAACTCAGTGTCGTGCCAGGAGTCGCCTCAGTTGATGTATCTGGTGGTGCCGAGGAAGAAGTACGAGTGCTTGTTGACTTGAACCGATTGCAAGCTTTGGGTGTCGGGTTAAATGATGTCTTGGATGAATTAACAGCCCGTAACCAAGATACTTCTGGTGGTCGGATTCTGGGGCAAAATTCCGAGCCATTAACTCGGACTGTCGGACGCTTCCAAAATGCCAGAGAAATTGAAAACCTCTCCTTGGAAGTTTCCTCCCCTACCTCCCCTGCACCTTCCCGCCGCGTCTACTTGCGAGACTTTGCAGAGGTAATTGACGATACAGAAGAACAGCGAGTATTTGTTTACCTAAACCGTCAGCCTGCGGTAAAATTTTCAATTCAAAAGCAGCCTGAAGCCAACACAATCACAGTTGTAGATGCTGTGAAGCGGCGAATTGAACAATTACGGCAATCAGGTTTAATTCCAGCAGATATGACTTTGAGCCCCACCACAGATGAATCTGTCTTCATCCGTAATTCTTTAAATGATGTCATCTTTTCAGGGATTTCTGGGGCATTGTTAGCAGCAGCAGCAGTGTTGTTATTTTTAGGATCGTTCAGACAAACATTGATTATCAGTTTGACGATTCCCCTGTGTACTCTGGCAGCGATCGCTTTGATGAAAATCTTTGGCTTGACTTTGAATGTTTTTAGTTTAGCAGGTCTGACATTAGGAGTCGGTCAAGCAATAGACACATCGGTTGTGATCTTGGAGAACATTTCCGAAAAAACAGGCATGACTCCTAATCAAAAAGAGATGGAGGCAGAGGGGCAGAAGAAAAATTCAAGATTCTTTATTGACAGTGCGATCGCAGCTTCCCAAGAAGTAGAATCTGCTTTAGTTGCTGCTACAGGTGCAAACTTAGTTTCTGTAGTGCCATTCCTTTTAATTGGCGGTTTTATTGCACTGCTATTTAATGAACTGATTTTGACAATTAGCTTTGCCGTTGCAGCCTCCCTTGTCGTTGCGATTACAGTAGTGCCAATGCTATCTTCTCGACTTTTGGGAATTCGCTGGTCTAGTCGGATTAGTGAATTTTGGCTGCTTAGACAGTTTAATCACCGATTTGAAGATGCTACACGGGGATACAGTAATTTCTTAACCAAGGTTTTACGCTATCGATTGTTTGTAGTAACTGCTGCTTTGGTAATTTTAGGAGGCAGCAGTTTCTTTATGTTTGGTCAAATTCCCCAAGAAATTTTACCCCGCATTAGTACCGGTCAAGCTAACTTGAGAGCGCAGTTTCCTCCCGGTACACCTTTAGCAACTTCTGAAAAAGTTATGCAAATTGTCGATGACATTTTGCTCAAACAACCAGAAACCCAGTCTGCTTTCACAACTGTGGGTGGTTCTTTGTTTGGTAGCAATACTACAGAAAATCCTTTACGTGCCAGTAGTACCATCAATCTAAAACCAGGCACAGATGTCGAAGCCTTTGTCAAAAAAGTAACTCAGGAATTTAACAAACTCAACTTAGCAGGAATTCTGCTACGCCTCAATCCTGGTCAGGTGCGGGGTTTAATCTTGAGTAATTCTCCAGTGCAAGGATCAGAAGTTGACGTGATTCTGCAAGGTGAGAATGAAGAAAACTTAACGCAAGCAGGGGCACAAGTACTGCAAGCATTACAAGAAAGAGCAAAATTAGCGACATTCCGACCAGATGCCGACCCCCGGCAACCGGAAATCCAAATTCGCCCCGACTGGGAAAGAGTTTCAGCTTTAGGGTTGAGCGCTCAACAAATTGGTGCAACAGTTCAAACAGCAATCGAAGGTTCAGTTCCCACGCAAATTCAACGTGGTAATCGTTTAGTTGATGTGCGGGTGCAGCTAAATAAGGAAGCGATTGCGCGTCCTTCCCAGCTAGAACAATTACCGCTATTTACAGAAAACAATCAGCTAATCCGCCTTTCAGATGTTGCAAACATTCAAGAAGGTCAAGCGCCTGGTGAAGTGCAACGCATTAATCAGCGCCAAGCTTTTATTGTGGCAGGCAACCTCAGCGAGGGGGCTAGTCTTGGTGAAGCGATCGCAGAAGTCAATGAGGTACTCAAGGATGTAGACTTACCTGATGGCGTTTCAATTGTGCCTAGTTCTGCCCAAGAAACTAATCAACAACTTCAAGATGCTTTAAAAACTTTGGGGGCGTTGGCGACGTTCTTAATCTTTGTAGTCATGGCGGTACAATACAATTCGCTGATTGACCCATTGGTAATTATGTTCACCGTGCCACTGGCGTTAGCTGGAGGAATTTTTGGACTTTACATTACCCAAACTGCAATTGGCGCAACTGTAATTGTTGGTGTCGTGCTGCTGGTGGGAATTGTGGTAAACGCAGGGATTCTAATGGTAGAACTGGCGAACCAGATTCGGGATGAAATTGGTTGTACTCGCCAAATTGCGATCGTGAAAGCTGCACCTCAACGCTTGCGCCCAATTATCATGACCACAGTCACTACTATCTTGGGACTGTTTCCTTTGGCATTAGGTATTGGCGAAGGTTCTGAGTTTTTGCAGCCTTTAGGAATTGTAGTTTTCTTTGGGATGGCGATCGCAACAATGCTGACATTATTTATAATCCCCTGTTTTTATATCCTGCTGCACGATTTGCTAGATGGAAATTGGGCGAAGCCAGTGTTAATCCGGTTACGTGGATTTACGAAAAAACTCATTTCCATCACGGATAGGGATTAA
- a CDS encoding glycosyltransferase, producing the protein MRIIHILNHVQEIGNGIVNVAVDLACLQAKSGYEVAVISAGGEYEKLLNIYGVKHYPLDQTRKPISIIKAAVRYRAIAAEFQPDIVHAHMMTGVILARIFKGNKYTLVSTVHNEFQRSSVLMGLADRVIAVSKAVRDSMAKRGIPENKLRVVCNGTLGSPRTRQIQDYQPLGLQRPAIATVAGMYQRKGIAELIAAFEQIAPDFPQAHLYLVGNGPDKQLFEAQAQATSVKERIHFEGFQAQPQRYLISCDIFVLASHRDPCPLVISEAREAGTAIVGTQVDGIPEALDNGQAGLLVPAKDSNALAGVLMKLLSNADMLHEWKNRANQNLQWLSVTRVHQETLAVYRELITG; encoded by the coding sequence ATGCGAATCATACATATTTTGAACCACGTTCAAGAAATAGGTAATGGTATTGTGAATGTGGCTGTGGATCTGGCTTGTTTACAGGCAAAATCTGGTTATGAGGTAGCGGTTATTTCTGCTGGTGGTGAATACGAAAAATTACTAAATATATATGGTGTTAAACATTACCCATTAGACCAAACAAGAAAACCGATAAGTATTATTAAAGCGGCTGTGCGTTATCGAGCCATCGCAGCAGAATTTCAGCCGGATATCGTTCATGCTCACATGATGACAGGGGTCATTCTAGCACGCATTTTTAAAGGCAATAAATATACTTTAGTTTCTACAGTTCATAACGAATTTCAGCGTTCCAGTGTGCTGATGGGTTTAGCTGACAGGGTTATTGCTGTCAGCAAGGCGGTACGAGATTCTATGGCGAAACGGGGTATCCCAGAAAACAAGTTGCGGGTAGTATGCAATGGAACTTTGGGCAGTCCCCGTACCCGACAAATACAAGATTATCAACCTTTAGGGTTACAACGTCCAGCGATCGCTACTGTAGCGGGAATGTATCAACGCAAAGGTATCGCTGAGTTAATCGCTGCCTTTGAACAAATTGCCCCAGATTTTCCCCAAGCACATCTTTATTTGGTAGGAAATGGTCCTGATAAACAGCTATTTGAGGCACAAGCACAAGCAACTTCTGTAAAAGAACGGATTCATTTTGAAGGCTTCCAGGCGCAACCTCAACGCTACCTGATATCTTGTGACATATTTGTGTTGGCTTCTCATCGCGATCCTTGCCCTCTAGTAATTTCGGAAGCCAGGGAAGCTGGAACTGCGATCGTTGGTACTCAAGTAGATGGGATTCCTGAAGCTTTGGATAATGGGCAAGCAGGTCTTTTAGTGCCAGCAAAAGATAGTAATGCTTTGGCTGGGGTTTTAATGAAATTACTGAGTAATGCTGATATGCTGCATGAGTGGAAGAATCGGGCAAATCAAAACCTACAGTGGTTAAGTGTTACCCGCGTCCATCAGGAAACACTTGCAGTGTATCGTGAGTTGATTACTGGTTAA
- a CDS encoding glycosyltransferase family 2 protein, producing the protein MKFSVVISTYNRLNLLQRAIESAWNQTIECEVVVADDCSSDDTQTYLKSLGDKVVYHRNEVNLGHAATVNAGVAKASGDWIKFLDDDDYLAPNCIEEMAKAIALHPDAVICSCVAAQVDGNEVELSRTPQVGPGLAFYIPQADIHYGMLLELVPFGTPVQVACRRDAFLQTGGWDSTLDANCDDIDSWIRIAQFGDAIFFNQCLAYRTIWPGAYNQKFSLSRRLATNILMKQKIYALVNEQHRSKIPGFQDIKNYLKLHWTLVALKQKNIKSFVSMIDPSILSPQSWKFLLTAASSRRSQGQNSEVRKLVLIES; encoded by the coding sequence ATGAAATTTAGCGTCGTCATCAGTACATATAATCGCTTGAACTTGCTGCAAAGAGCAATTGAGTCGGCTTGGAACCAAACCATTGAGTGTGAGGTGGTTGTTGCCGATGACTGTTCTTCTGATGATACCCAAACATATCTCAAAAGCTTAGGGGACAAGGTTGTTTACCATCGGAATGAAGTGAACCTTGGTCATGCAGCAACAGTAAATGCTGGAGTTGCCAAAGCTAGCGGCGACTGGATTAAGTTTTTAGATGATGACGACTATTTAGCTCCCAACTGCATAGAAGAAATGGCTAAGGCGATCGCACTTCACCCCGATGCTGTAATCTGCTCTTGTGTGGCGGCTCAGGTAGATGGTAATGAAGTTGAACTCAGTCGCACCCCACAAGTAGGGCCTGGTTTAGCTTTTTATATCCCCCAAGCCGATATTCATTATGGTATGCTTTTAGAGCTTGTACCCTTTGGCACGCCTGTACAAGTAGCTTGCCGACGTGATGCTTTCCTGCAAACTGGTGGTTGGGACTCCACCCTTGATGCTAACTGTGATGACATCGATTCATGGATTCGGATTGCCCAGTTTGGCGATGCTATTTTCTTCAACCAATGTCTTGCATACCGCACGATTTGGCCTGGTGCGTATAATCAAAAGTTTTCTTTGTCTCGACGATTGGCGACAAATATTTTGATGAAACAAAAAATTTACGCCTTAGTCAATGAGCAACATCGCTCAAAGATTCCCGGATTTCAGGATATCAAAAATTACCTTAAACTTCATTGGACTTTAGTCGCACTGAAGCAAAAAAATATCAAAAGCTTTGTTTCAATGATAGATCCATCTATACTTTCTCCTCAGTCTTGGAAGTTTTTGCTAACTGCTGCCTCATCACGCCGTTCTCAGGGACAAAATTCTGAGGTTCGTAAACTTGTATTGATTGAGTCCTAA
- the rplS gene encoding 50S ribosomal protein L19, whose amino-acid sequence MSAQEIIRSIEAEQLKSNLPDIYVGDTVKVGVKIKEGEKYRVQPYEGVVIAKRNGGINETITVRKVFQGVGVERVFLLHSPRIDSIKVLRRGKVRRAKLYYLRDRVGKATRIKQRFDRPL is encoded by the coding sequence ATGAGCGCTCAAGAGATTATCCGCTCCATTGAAGCGGAACAGCTAAAATCAAATTTGCCCGACATTTATGTGGGCGACACCGTAAAAGTAGGAGTGAAAATTAAAGAAGGCGAAAAATACCGGGTACAACCCTACGAAGGAGTAGTGATTGCCAAACGCAATGGTGGCATCAACGAAACTATTACAGTCCGTAAGGTTTTTCAAGGTGTAGGCGTTGAGCGCGTATTTCTGTTGCATTCTCCCCGGATTGACAGCATCAAGGTATTACGTCGCGGTAAAGTCCGCCGTGCTAAACTGTATTATCTCCGCGATCGCGTAGGTAAGGCAACCCGGATTAAGCAACGGTTTGACCGCCCTTTGTGA
- the secE gene encoding preprotein translocase subunit SecE — translation MAKKSEAELPENTNGFSLGNFIQGTKEELDKVVWPSRKQIVSESAAVLLMVALSASLIYLVDGLFGWAAKQVF, via the coding sequence GTGGCCAAAAAAAGTGAAGCAGAATTGCCAGAAAACACAAATGGTTTTAGCTTAGGCAACTTCATACAGGGAACCAAAGAAGAACTTGACAAAGTAGTTTGGCCCAGTCGGAAGCAGATAGTGAGCGAATCCGCTGCTGTGTTGTTAATGGTGGCACTCTCCGCATCTTTGATATACTTGGTCGATGGATTGTTTGGTTGGGCAGCAAAACAGGTGTTCTGA
- the nusG gene encoding transcription termination/antitermination protein NusG, producing MTFATDEPRNSTLQSEETGETAEAASKEARWYAVQVASGCEKRVKTNLEQRIQTFDVADKIIQVEIPQTPAVKIRKDGSRQHTEEKVFPGYVLVRMMMDDDTWQVVRNTSHVINFVGSEQKRGSSKGRGHVHPIPLSSSEVERIFKQTSEQEAVVKIDMATGDKIMVLSGPFKDFEGEVIEVSPERSKLKALLSIFGRDTPVELEFNQVEKQS from the coding sequence ATGACTTTTGCAACAGACGAACCTCGCAACTCCACGTTGCAGTCGGAGGAAACAGGAGAAACAGCAGAAGCAGCGTCAAAAGAAGCACGCTGGTATGCTGTACAAGTAGCTTCAGGCTGTGAAAAGCGTGTAAAGACTAACTTGGAGCAACGTATTCAAACTTTTGATGTAGCTGACAAAATTATCCAGGTAGAAATTCCGCAAACGCCAGCGGTGAAAATTCGCAAAGATGGCAGTCGCCAGCATACAGAAGAAAAAGTTTTTCCTGGCTATGTGCTGGTGCGGATGATGATGGATGATGATACCTGGCAGGTGGTACGAAACACCTCTCATGTAATTAACTTTGTCGGTTCAGAACAAAAACGTGGTAGCAGTAAAGGTCGCGGTCATGTCCACCCCATACCACTGAGTTCTTCGGAAGTTGAACGTATATTCAAACAAACCAGCGAACAAGAAGCTGTTGTCAAAATTGACATGGCTACTGGTGATAAGATAATGGTGCTTTCTGGTCCATTTAAAGACTTTGAAGGCGAGGTAATTGAAGTCTCTCCAGAACGGAGTAAACTTAAAGCCTTGCTCTCAATTTTCGGCAGGGATACACCAGTAGAATTGGAATTTAATCAGGTAGAGAAACAGAGTTAA
- the rplK gene encoding 50S ribosomal protein L11: MAKKVVAVIKLALNAGKANPAPPVGPALGQHGVNIMMFCKEYNAKTADQAGMVIPVEISVFEDRSFTFVLKTPPASVLIRKAAKVEKGSNEPNKKKVGSITKAQLQEIAQTKLPDLNANDIDAAMKIVAGTAKNMGITVKD, from the coding sequence ATGGCGAAGAAAGTAGTGGCGGTCATTAAACTGGCCCTGAATGCTGGAAAAGCCAACCCAGCACCGCCAGTTGGGCCCGCCTTGGGTCAACATGGCGTTAACATCATGATGTTCTGCAAGGAGTACAACGCCAAAACAGCAGACCAAGCTGGAATGGTGATACCAGTAGAAATTTCGGTTTTTGAAGACCGGAGTTTTACATTTGTACTCAAAACGCCACCAGCATCAGTGCTGATTAGAAAGGCGGCAAAAGTTGAAAAAGGCTCGAATGAACCCAACAAAAAGAAGGTTGGGTCAATTACTAAAGCCCAATTGCAAGAAATCGCCCAAACGAAACTCCCCGACCTCAATGCCAACGACATCGACGCGGCAATGAAGATTGTGGCAGGAACGGCTAAGAATATGGGTATAACAGTCAAAGATTAG
- the rplA gene encoding 50S ribosomal protein L1 translates to MAKISRRLQTLQAKVEDKDYHPLEALALLKDTATAKFVEAAEAHIRLGIDPKYTDQQLRTTVALPKGTGQIVRVAVIARGEKVNEASNAGADIVGSEELIDEIQKGRMDFDKLIATPDVMPQVAKLGKLLGPRGLMPSPKGGTVTFDIASAIAEFKAGKLEFRADRTGIVHVMFGKTTFSPEDLLVNLKALQETIDRNRPSGAKGRYWRTFYVSATMGPSIKIDVTALRDLKLSEVG, encoded by the coding sequence ATGGCAAAAATATCGCGTCGTTTGCAGACGCTGCAAGCAAAAGTAGAAGATAAGGATTATCATCCTTTAGAAGCTTTAGCCCTTCTCAAAGACACAGCAACAGCTAAATTTGTTGAAGCAGCCGAAGCGCATATCCGGCTGGGAATTGACCCCAAATATACAGACCAACAGTTGCGGACAACGGTAGCACTGCCTAAAGGTACAGGACAAATTGTTCGGGTGGCGGTGATAGCCAGAGGCGAAAAGGTAAACGAAGCCAGCAACGCTGGGGCTGATATAGTCGGATCAGAAGAACTGATTGACGAAATCCAGAAAGGTAGAATGGATTTTGACAAGCTGATTGCCACACCAGATGTGATGCCACAGGTGGCAAAGCTAGGTAAGTTGCTAGGTCCCCGTGGTTTGATGCCATCGCCCAAAGGTGGAACCGTAACATTTGATATAGCAAGTGCGATCGCAGAATTCAAAGCTGGTAAATTAGAATTCCGAGCTGACAGAACTGGTATCGTTCATGTTATGTTTGGTAAGACAACCTTCTCGCCTGAAGATTTGTTAGTCAACCTGAAGGCATTGCAGGAGACGATTGACCGTAACCGTCCTTCAGGAGCTAAAGGTCGTTATTGGCGCACATTTTATGTGTCAGCCACAATGGGGCCATCGATTAAAATTGATGTCACTGCCCTACGAGATTTAAAACTGAGCGAAGTAGGTTAA